The Triticum aestivum cultivar Chinese Spring chromosome 7B, IWGSC CS RefSeq v2.1, whole genome shotgun sequence genome window below encodes:
- the LOC123157614 gene encoding uncharacterized protein — MTCSPSTYSGLGIATAAVPSRDTGAEGFVSSLRNQDEVDAVCEKYDVPKEFTARPAGDRRANSTTTPRTICAYASALKAGMRVPLHRFFREVLAHFGIAPAQLTPNGWRTMAGFLVLCRSAGVPPLLAVFRRFFVMSSLCEEHEKGWYVFRPRRDSSGLRLRGLPKPDANSITWKHEFFFLSSPESWPCAVEWSERSNRSSSNPVPVLTVEESQSMLKLLSAHGGAAVDLRKLLPATCPRRRRSLRNTNLAAAMITTASSPPPPPPPPSSTRTDPSVHDTSGEEAEKAAAQASASAKKRTWEEANGGEEVSPLSVLSNVRSPPPQHFPSRHDRDTTKAARELLHLHGADAQPLERAFAANEPSDDAAIWQAANYTLELEQKLVASEREAAALREQLEKAKAELAAAKRTAEAEVVKTKAELVAAKQAAEAELAAKQAAEAEAVKMKAELAAAVAEAVKTKVELAAAKRATETETAKANAELAAANRAVEAELVKAKAKLAAAEAELESAKAATAVQELLASEEKVRRGAELALEGYERWRGRHAPAGRAVICGLVRLSIVGWQWI, encoded by the exons ATGACTTGCTCTCCCTCCACCTACTCAGGCCTCGGCATCGCCACTGCTGCCGTGCCATCGCGGGACACGGGCGCCGAGGGATTCGTCTCGTCCCTGCGCAACCAGGACGAGGTCGACGCGGTGTGCGAGAAGTACGACGTACCCAAAGAGTTCACCGCGCGCCCCGCCGGCGACCGGCGCGCGAACTCCACGACGACGCCGAGGACCATCTGCGCGTACGCGAGCGCGCTCAAGGCCGGGATGCGCGTCCCGCTGCACCGCTTCTTCCGCGAGGTGCTCGCCCACTTCGGCATCGCGCCAGCGCAGCTCACGCCCAACGGGTGGCGCACCATGGCGGGCTTCCTGGTGCTCTGCCGCTCCGCCGGCGTGCCGCCTTTGCTCGCGGTGTTCCGGCGTTTCTTTGTGATGTCCAGCCTCTGCGAGGAGCACGAGAAAGGCTGGTACGTTTTCCGGCCCAGGCGGGACAGCTCCGGCTTGCGCTTGAGGGGTTTGCCGAAGCCGGATGCCAACTCCATCACGTGGAAACACGAGTTCTTCTTCCTCTCGTCGCCGGAGTCGTGGCCTTGCGCCGTGGAGTGGAGCGAGCGGTCCAACCGCTCCTCCAGCAACCCGGTACCGGTGCTCACCGTTGAGGAAAGCCAGTCGATGCTGAAGCTGCTAAGTGCTCACGGTGGCGCCGCTGTTGATCTCAGGAAACTGCTCCCTGCTACGTGcccacggcggcggcggagtctCCGCAACACCAACCTTGCTGCCGCCATGATAACCACAgcatcctccccgccgccgccgccgccgccgccttcctcaaCTC GTACGGATCCCTCCGTCCATGACACAAGCGGGGAGGAGGCGGAGAAGGCCGCCGCGCAAGCGTCGGCGTCGGCGAAGAAGAGGACTTGGGAGGAAGCCAACGGCGGGGAGGAGGTTTCGCCTCTTTCAGTGCTGTCCAACGTGCGCTCGCCACCTCCACAGCATTTCCCCAGCAGGCACGACAGAGATACCACCAAGGCTGCACGGGAGCTGCTGCACCTGCATGGCGCCGACGCGCAGCCGCTGGAGCGCGCGTTTGCGGCGAACGAGCCTTCCGACGACGCAGCAATTTGGCAG GCTGCGAACTACACGCTCGAGCTGGAGCAGAAACTGGTGGCCAGCGAGCGCGAGGCTGCGGCGCTGCGGGAGCAGTTGGAGAAGGCCAAAGCCGAGCTCGCCGCGGCCAAGCGAACGGCGGAAGCGGAGGTGGTGAAGACGAAGGCCGAGCTCGTCGCGGCAAAGCAAGCGGCAGAGGCCGAGCTCGCGGCAAAGCAAGCGGCAGAGGCCGAGGCGGTGAAGATGAAGGCCGAACTCGCCGCGGCCGTGGCGGAGGCGGTGAAGACGAAGGTCGAGCTGGCCGCCGCGAAGCGTGCCACGGAGACAGAGACGGCTAAGGCGAACGCCGAACTCGCCGCGGCGAACCGGGCCGTGGAGGCGGAGCTGGTGAAGGCGAAGGCCAAGCtcgccgcggcggaggcggagctggaGAGCGCCAAGGCAGCGACGGCGGTGCAGGAGCTTCTGGCCTCGGAGGAGAAGGTGCGGCGGGGCGCGGAGCTCGCGCTGGAGGGGTACGAGCGCTGGCGAGGCCGTCACGCTCCGGCTGGCCGTGCG GTGATATGTGGGCTTGTGAGGCTATCAATAGTTGGTTGGCAATGGATCTAG